A window of the Loxodonta africana isolate mLoxAfr1 chromosome 3, mLoxAfr1.hap2, whole genome shotgun sequence genome harbors these coding sequences:
- the KCNA10 gene encoding potassium voltage-gated channel subfamily A member 10 codes for MDVHGWKEMEVALVNFDNSDEIQEEPGYATGFDPTISKVRPGSSPFSNWRIIVSDSTNQETTFSKLPGDYFDPPGPESVALNEGNQRVVINIAGLRFETQLRTLNQFPETLLGDREKRMQFFDSMRNEYFFDRNRPSFDGILYYYQSGGKIRRPANVPTDVFADEISFYELGIEAMDQFREDEGFIKDPERPLPTNDFHRQFWLLFEYPESSSAARGVAVVSVLVVVISITIFCLETLPEFREDRELKVVRDPSVNTSKTVLPQTMFTDPFFMVESTCIVWFTFELVLRFMVCPSKTDFFRNIMNVIDIISIIPYFATLITELVQETEPTAQQNMSLAILRIIRLVRVFRIFKLSRHSKGLQILGQTLKASMRELGLLIFFLFIGVILFSSAIYFAEVDEPESHFSSIPDGFWWAVVTMTTVGYGDMCPTTPGGKIVGTLCAIAGVLTIALPVPVIVSNFNYFYHRETENEEKQNFPEEIDKIFNSVGSRMGSTDSLNKTNGGCSAEKSRK; via the coding sequence ATGGATGTGCATGGCTGGAAAGAAATGGAGGTTGCGCTGGTCAATTTTGACAACTCAGACGAAATCCAGGAAGAGCCAGGCTATGCCACAGGCTTCGACCCAACCATTTCAAAAGTCCGGCCTGGGAGCAGCCCCTTCTCCAACTGGAGGATCATCGTCAGCGACAGCACTAACCAGGAGACCACCTTCTCCAAGCTTCCAGGAGACTACTTCGATCCCCCAGGGCCTGAGTCAGTGGCCCTGAATGAAGGAAACCAGCGCGTGGTCATCAACATTGCTGGGCTGAGGTTCGAGACCCAGCTCAGAACTCTTAATCAGTTCCCAGAGACCCTCTTAGGAGACCGAGAGAAAAGGATGCAGTTCTTCGACTCCATGAGAAATGAGTATTTCTTTGACCGGAACCGGCCCAGTTTTGATGGAATCCTATATTATTACCAATCTGGCGGGAAAATCCGGCGCCCAGCCAACGTCCCCACTGACGTCTTTGCTGATGAGATCTCCTTCTATGAGCTGGGCATCGAGGCCATGGACCAGTTCCGGGAGGATGAAGGCTTCATCAAAGACCCTGAAAGACCTCTCCCCACCAATGACTTCCACCGGCAGTTCTGGCTCCTCTTTGAGTATCCTGAGAGCTCCAGCGCTGCCCGTGGTGTGGCCGTGGTCTCGGTGTTGGTTGTGGTCATCTCTATCAccatcttctgcctggagacaTTGCCAGAGTTCCGAGAGGACAGGGAGCTGAAGGTGGTCAGAGATCCCAGTGTCAACACGAGCAAGACAGTCCTCCCCCAGACCATGTTCACCGACCCTTTCTTCATGGTGGAGTCCACCTGCATCGTGTGGTTCACCTTCGAGCTGGTGCTCCGGTTCATGGTCTGCCCCAGCAAGACAGACTTCTTCAGGAACATCATGAACGTCATTGACATCATCTCCATCATTCCCTACTTCGCAACTCTTATCACAGAGCTGGTCCAGGAGACAGAGCCGACTGCCCAGCAGAACATGTCCCTGGCCATCCTGAGGATCATCCGCCTGGTGAGGGTCTTCCGCATTTTCAAGCTCTCCCGCCACTCCAAGGGGCTGCAGATCCTGGGGCAGACGCTGAAGGCTTCCATGAGGGAGTTGGGACTGCTCATCTTCTTCCTCTTCATTGGAGTCATCCTCTTCTCCAGTGCGATCTATTTTGCTGAGGTGGATGAACCAGAGTCCCACTTCTCTAGCATCCCTGATGGCTTCTGGTGGGCAGTGGTCACCATGACAACTGTGGGCTATGGTGACATGTGTCCAACCACCCCAGGGGGGAAGATTGTGGGCACTCTGTGTGCCATTGCAGGGGTCCTCACCATTGCCCTTCCTGTGCCTGTCATTGTCTCCAACTTCAACTACTTCTATCACCGGGAGACTGAGAATGAGGAGAAGCAAAACTTTCCAGAAGAAATTGACAAAATCTTCAACAGCGTGGGCTCAAGAATGGGCAGCACAGACTCTCTTAATAAGACC